Proteins from one Gammaproteobacteria bacterium genomic window:
- a CDS encoding TauD/TfdA family dioxygenase codes for MHPSSTSVSASIDAEQRKLTVRWPSGKSHTFHYVWLRHNARCPDGMPNDTSVKIDLLPDDPESLVVESFEIKNDTLEIRWADGQIDTTHNLPTLLGSAYDAATRRQRKPTPVLWHAGNTGEIPVYLFSDLNNLETILQIALSVRDFGIARLRNVPLTPGTVATVAGHFGSVHLNNYGRVFDVRTGTNLTLGSNTGKYLGPHTDESYRHAAPGITLFHCLAASLDDGGETILVDGFKVAQVLKESDHASFDILCRVPVFFQRRALPEEDMQSHRRIIALDIDGDVEGIRFTDRTIPPQDLPEELMESIYKAIKAFWNIVNSEELKFACLMAPGDLHLFDNQRVLHGRTAFDPTAGVRHLQQCSVNRDEFHNTLRTLAARFNHPAQSLTMAGGALG; via the coding sequence ATGCACCCGTCCTCAACATCTGTCAGCGCATCGATCGATGCTGAACAGCGAAAACTGACTGTCCGTTGGCCTTCGGGCAAATCCCACACTTTCCATTACGTCTGGTTGCGGCACAATGCCCGCTGCCCGGACGGTATGCCTAATGACACCAGTGTGAAAATCGATCTCCTGCCGGACGATCCAGAATCTCTAGTGGTTGAGAGTTTCGAAATTAAAAACGATACCCTGGAAATCCGCTGGGCAGATGGTCAGATTGACACCACCCACAATCTACCAACATTGCTAGGCAGCGCCTACGATGCAGCGACCCGTCGTCAACGCAAACCCACCCCTGTGTTGTGGCATGCCGGCAATACGGGAGAAATTCCAGTTTACCTGTTTTCAGACCTGAATAACCTTGAAACCATTCTACAGATTGCTCTGTCCGTTCGAGACTTTGGCATTGCCAGACTCAGGAATGTACCGCTGACGCCAGGGACAGTGGCGACTGTGGCAGGACATTTCGGCAGTGTTCATCTGAACAACTACGGTCGGGTATTCGACGTGAGAACAGGCACCAACCTGACGCTTGGATCCAACACCGGCAAGTATCTCGGCCCACACACCGATGAGAGCTATCGCCACGCCGCCCCCGGGATCACCTTGTTTCACTGCCTGGCCGCTTCACTGGACGATGGTGGTGAAACCATTCTGGTCGATGGGTTCAAGGTGGCTCAAGTATTGAAAGAAAGCGATCATGCATCGTTTGATATTTTGTGCCGCGTACCTGTTTTCTTCCAGCGTCGAGCACTACCCGAAGAAGATATGCAGTCCCATCGGCGCATTATCGCCCTGGATATCGATGGAGATGTGGAAGGCATCCGCTTTACTGACCGGACCATTCCCCCACAGGATCTGCCCGAAGAACTGATGGAATCGATCTATAAAGCGATCAAGGCGTTCTGGAATATTGTGAACTCAGAGGAACTCAAGTTCGCCTGCCTGATGGCACCGGGCGATCTACACCTATTCGATAACCAAAGGGTCCTGCACGGCCGCACCGCTTTCGATCCCACTGCTGGCGTACGCCATCTGCAGCAGTGCTCGGTCAATCGAGACGAGTTTCACAACACCCTGCGCACACTTGCCGCCCGATTCAACCATCCGGCCCAATCTCTGACCATGGCCGGCGGGGCATTGGGGTGA
- a CDS encoding phytanoyl-CoA dioxygenase family protein: MLSKTQLSDYSNEGYVFVPELLPVVDIKAVMAQLLELCALQRPEVIFEKDTQTVRSLMNVHTYSKAADNLIRNQSIIDPVKQILGSDVYVFQCVLNLKRAFTGDIWQWHQDFSTYLIDDGMPANRLVNVLIFMDEVNEFNGPLMLIPRSHHGEATKNDVDDTTTSYPIRALDNNRVASAVEANGMVAPKGAPGSVIFANTNIIHGSASNLSPWDRALISLTLNSVENKHQGSCRPEWVVMNDFSPVQIS; encoded by the coding sequence ATGTTGAGTAAAACCCAATTGTCCGACTATTCAAATGAAGGTTATGTCTTCGTTCCTGAACTGTTACCTGTCGTTGACATCAAAGCAGTGATGGCCCAGTTACTTGAACTGTGTGCGCTTCAAAGACCCGAAGTCATATTCGAGAAGGACACCCAAACTGTCAGGTCATTGATGAATGTACATACCTACAGCAAGGCGGCGGACAATCTGATCAGAAATCAATCGATCATCGACCCAGTGAAGCAAATTCTCGGCAGCGATGTTTATGTGTTTCAGTGTGTTCTGAATCTGAAAAGGGCATTTACCGGCGATATATGGCAGTGGCACCAGGACTTCTCAACCTACCTTATAGACGACGGCATGCCGGCTAACCGGTTGGTCAACGTGCTGATCTTCATGGATGAGGTCAACGAGTTCAACGGGCCGTTGATGCTAATACCGCGCTCGCATCACGGTGAAGCCACAAAGAATGATGTGGACGACACCACCACCTCTTACCCGATTCGGGCACTGGACAATAACCGAGTTGCAAGTGCAGTCGAAGCGAACGGTATGGTTGCTCCCAAAGGAGCCCCCGGCTCGGTCATATTTGCCAATACAAATATCATTCACGGTTCGGCGTCGAATTTGTCGCCTTGGGATCGTGCCCTGATTTCGTTGACGCTGAACTCTGTCGAGAACAAACATCAGGGGTCATGCCGACCCGAATGGGTTGTCATGAATGATTTCTCACCTGTCCAGATCAGCTGA
- a CDS encoding cupin domain-containing protein, whose product MTKAYTIEGREVIAAVKGLRTQILTIGPGQCVPWHHHSVVTDTFFCIEGPMQIETRNPDEQRVLSPGETTAVGAGQPHRVSGVDDGRCKFLIIQGVGEYDFVPDD is encoded by the coding sequence ATGACTAAGGCGTATACCATCGAGGGCCGCGAGGTCATCGCAGCGGTTAAGGGATTGAGGACACAGATTCTTACAATCGGGCCGGGTCAGTGTGTACCCTGGCATCATCACAGTGTGGTGACTGATACTTTTTTCTGCATTGAGGGACCCATGCAGATTGAGACACGCAATCCAGATGAACAGCGGGTCTTGTCACCAGGCGAGACCACTGCTGTCGGTGCAGGTCAGCCTCACCGTGTGTCGGGAGTTGACGATGGACGGTGCAAATTTCTCATTATTCAGGGCGTTGGCGAGTACGATTTTGTGCCCGACGACTGA
- a CDS encoding glucose 1-dehydrogenase, with protein sequence MLNRTFLTEDFVMDFTGKVALVTGGGNGIGRATALGFAERGAAVVVVDKDSAAAVETVRLIKESKKSAFDVCADVTRTGDVQAYVEATLQKHGRIDCFFNNAGIEGRVAPTAEYDEDVFDSVIAVNVKGVFLGLRHVLPVMLKQGAGTVVNMASIAGLVGSPGMPAYVASKHAVIGLTKVAAGEVSGEGVRVNAVCPGPIDTRMIHELAAQVNVDDPSAVRIGYESSIPLGRYGKATEVANVVLFLCSDLSSNVTGAQYVVDGGRIASPKGVTSRSE encoded by the coding sequence ATGCTGAACAGAACTTTTCTGACCGAGGACTTCGTTATGGACTTCACAGGCAAAGTAGCATTGGTGACCGGGGGCGGCAACGGAATTGGTCGTGCGACAGCCCTCGGATTTGCCGAGAGAGGCGCCGCAGTCGTGGTTGTGGATAAGGACAGCGCTGCAGCTGTTGAAACCGTACGGCTTATCAAAGAAAGCAAAAAATCCGCATTTGATGTATGCGCCGATGTGACCCGTACGGGTGATGTGCAGGCCTATGTCGAAGCCACTTTGCAGAAACATGGCCGCATCGACTGTTTTTTTAATAATGCGGGAATCGAGGGGCGTGTTGCCCCTACCGCTGAATATGACGAAGATGTATTCGACAGTGTCATTGCGGTCAATGTAAAGGGGGTGTTTCTTGGTCTTCGGCATGTCCTGCCAGTGATGCTCAAGCAGGGTGCTGGAACCGTTGTAAATATGGCCTCGATCGCAGGGCTGGTTGGTTCTCCTGGTATGCCCGCGTATGTGGCATCGAAGCACGCCGTGATTGGCCTGACAAAAGTTGCCGCCGGAGAGGTATCCGGTGAGGGAGTGCGTGTTAACGCAGTTTGCCCAGGCCCAATCGATACCCGCATGATCCATGAACTTGCGGCACAGGTAAATGTGGACGATCCCAGCGCGGTACGGATAGGCTATGAATCGAGCATACCGCTTGGGCGTTATGGTAAGGCAACAGAAGTTGCCAATGTGGTGTTGTTTTTGTGTTCTGATCTGTCGAGTAACGTTACCGGTGCGCAATATGTTGTTGATGGCGGTCGGATCGCTAGCCCTAAAGGCGTAACGAGCCGGTCGGAATAA
- a CDS encoding SDR family oxidoreductase, whose product MTETRGKLDGKVALVTGAANGIGRAIVERFSQEGAAVMVADINKKGAIAVAQGIREKGGLAESITCDVGNTDAAKQAVEFTVSSFGQLTTVIGGAALLSPIVPVHELSEEDWQHALDVNLTGCFLISKHAIPHLKKSPGSTIILIASQMARVASAGQSLYCATKGALTQLAKGMALDYATDQIRVNTLSPGGVATDRLATRFGDLETAQRIWGAKHPMGRLGEPDEIARAAVFLASEDSTFMTGTDLLIDGGYTAW is encoded by the coding sequence ATGACCGAGACACGCGGAAAACTTGACGGCAAAGTGGCACTGGTTACCGGTGCTGCGAATGGTATTGGCCGGGCCATCGTCGAACGCTTTTCTCAAGAAGGTGCAGCAGTCATGGTTGCTGACATCAATAAGAAAGGTGCCATTGCAGTGGCACAGGGCATCCGTGAGAAAGGCGGCCTGGCCGAATCGATTACCTGTGATGTCGGTAATACCGACGCAGCAAAACAGGCTGTGGAGTTCACCGTATCAAGTTTCGGCCAGCTCACCACGGTCATCGGTGGGGCTGCCCTGTTGTCTCCGATCGTACCGGTTCACGAACTTTCAGAAGAGGACTGGCAGCACGCCCTCGATGTGAACCTTACGGGTTGTTTCCTGATCAGCAAGCACGCCATTCCTCATCTGAAGAAATCCCCTGGCAGCACGATTATTCTGATCGCATCGCAGATGGCCCGGGTCGCCAGCGCCGGACAAAGCCTTTACTGTGCCACCAAAGGCGCCCTGACTCAGCTGGCAAAGGGTATGGCGCTCGACTATGCAACCGACCAGATCCGGGTCAACACACTGTCTCCAGGCGGTGTTGCCACAGATCGGCTAGCCACGCGTTTTGGAGACCTCGAAACCGCCCAGCGCATCTGGGGTGCCAAGCATCCAATGGGTCGCCTGGGTGAGCCTGACGAGATCGCCCGGGCCGCCGTTTTCCTGGCCAGTGAAGATTCCACATTCATGACTGGCACGGATCTGCTGATCGATGGGGGCTACACTGCCTGGTGA
- a CDS encoding amidohydrolase family protein, whose amino-acid sequence MGYDVLIKNGTLIDGTGSPARHGSIAITNGQIVEVGDIDSGATQIIDADGAVVAPGFIDPHTHYDAQICWDGAVTPSSWHGVTSVVVGNCGVGIAPCRPESRDIAMHDLVNVEAIPYDVLEEGITWDWETFPEYMNAAERRAPTLNLAFLAPLTPFRHYVMGTESLERAATPEETRDIQALLGEAMDVGAFGFSSTILNQHLGFQGRPLACRNASRDELKAYANVLKVRGKGAIEIALTRQIGVLEEEQCELLDFLLDHSGRPVTFIALFDRDDISEAVRDTLRRAAPMIKKGARPQTSPLPLTREINMRSPFSFAAFPSWKRLFENTSKQAQIAVYKDRAFRDQFREELKNPLTFGNWERITLHEAQSDSLKSLEGLTVAEMARAQGKDAVDTFLDTAIADDLSCEFTMASFNTRVDRVAELLNDPSILIGLGDGGAHVDMLCDCGYPTYLLGTWVRERGVLSIEQAVRRLTSDPADFFGISDRGRLHPGLAADIVIFDPETVGSGNRGERRYDLPGGGKRMVMPSQGVQYTLVNGDVVYADGQIVGSGSGRILRA is encoded by the coding sequence GTGGGATACGACGTGCTAATCAAGAATGGAACACTGATCGATGGCACTGGCAGTCCAGCCCGGCATGGGAGCATCGCCATCACCAACGGCCAGATAGTAGAGGTGGGCGACATTGATAGTGGGGCAACACAGATTATCGATGCCGACGGTGCAGTCGTGGCCCCAGGATTTATCGACCCTCACACCCACTATGATGCACAGATCTGCTGGGACGGTGCAGTCACACCTTCGTCCTGGCACGGTGTCACCAGTGTGGTCGTAGGAAATTGCGGGGTTGGAATTGCCCCGTGCAGACCGGAATCCCGCGACATCGCGATGCATGATCTGGTCAATGTTGAAGCCATTCCGTACGACGTCCTGGAAGAAGGCATCACCTGGGACTGGGAAACCTTTCCCGAATATATGAATGCTGCAGAACGCCGCGCACCCACTCTGAATCTGGCATTCCTGGCGCCACTTACACCTTTTCGTCACTACGTGATGGGTACAGAATCACTGGAGCGTGCTGCAACGCCCGAGGAGACTCGCGACATCCAGGCGCTTCTTGGCGAAGCGATGGACGTCGGTGCCTTCGGCTTCTCAAGTACCATCCTGAACCAACATCTGGGTTTTCAAGGCCGACCTCTCGCCTGCCGGAATGCAAGCAGGGATGAACTTAAAGCCTATGCCAATGTCTTGAAGGTCCGCGGCAAAGGCGCAATCGAAATAGCACTCACACGCCAGATCGGCGTGCTGGAGGAAGAACAATGTGAACTCCTCGACTTCCTCCTCGACCATAGCGGTCGCCCGGTAACCTTCATCGCACTGTTTGACCGGGACGACATCTCTGAAGCCGTTCGAGACACGTTACGACGGGCCGCACCGATGATCAAGAAAGGGGCTCGACCACAGACGTCGCCCTTACCTCTGACCCGCGAAATCAACATGCGTAGCCCATTCTCCTTCGCCGCTTTCCCGTCCTGGAAACGATTGTTCGAGAACACGTCGAAACAGGCGCAGATAGCGGTCTATAAAGACCGAGCATTTCGAGATCAGTTCCGGGAAGAACTCAAAAACCCGCTTACATTCGGTAACTGGGAGCGCATCACCCTGCACGAGGCACAATCCGACTCTCTGAAATCCCTGGAGGGATTGACTGTGGCTGAAATGGCACGCGCTCAGGGAAAGGACGCCGTGGACACTTTCCTGGATACTGCAATCGCTGATGATCTCTCCTGCGAGTTCACCATGGCCTCGTTCAATACCCGGGTAGACCGTGTGGCCGAACTCCTCAATGACCCCAGCATTCTGATCGGTCTCGGTGATGGAGGTGCCCATGTCGACATGTTGTGCGATTGTGGCTATCCCACCTACCTTTTAGGAACGTGGGTCCGTGAACGCGGGGTACTGTCAATTGAACAGGCCGTCCGCCGACTCACATCGGACCCCGCTGATTTTTTCGGCATCAGTGACCGCGGTCGATTACACCCTGGCCTGGCCGCTGACATTGTTATTTTTGATCCAGAAACCGTCGGGTCCGGGAACCGGGGAGAACGACGCTACGATCTGCCCGGTGGTGGCAAACGGATGGTCATGCCTTCACAGGGTGTGCAGTACACCCTGGTCAATGGAGACGTAGTCTATGCCGATGGCCAGATTGTGGGCAGCGGTTCGGGTCGGATTCTGCGGGCTTGA
- a CDS encoding amidohydrolase family protein, producing MADFIRVDAHAHLYRTPEEGYAEKTGYEVWEYGAQADVHQSDCVGTVDELLLQMRSTQISKAVVVNLFSAVVNRNIALASLDDGLSESDTAKRTVDIDDWIRREVISFNQWNCDLSRQHPELAAFVAADVNALPGSLCAEHIKDMIENHAAAGVKLHGAFQGFDMSDERLWSTYQVCQDLNVPIIAHSGPDRESKGFAEPRAFAKMLDSFPQLRMVVAHLGGGTWTQTLDIAKAYPNTYFDCCEIIEWTQSDNGPTEKQLAQLIRDIGSSRVMMGSDFPWYDLDHSIDRVFSLPILSMEEKERIIGANAVDILGL from the coding sequence ATGGCCGATTTCATTCGAGTTGATGCGCATGCCCACCTTTATCGGACACCTGAAGAGGGCTATGCCGAAAAAACAGGCTATGAAGTTTGGGAATATGGAGCGCAGGCCGATGTTCATCAGTCTGATTGTGTTGGAACCGTTGATGAGCTGTTACTGCAGATGCGCTCTACACAGATCAGCAAAGCAGTCGTCGTCAATCTGTTTTCGGCTGTGGTCAACCGAAACATCGCGCTGGCGTCGCTTGACGATGGCTTGAGTGAAAGCGATACAGCAAAACGCACGGTGGATATCGATGACTGGATTCGCCGTGAGGTTATCTCGTTTAACCAATGGAATTGCGATCTTTCCCGACAGCATCCAGAGCTGGCAGCCTTTGTAGCTGCCGACGTCAATGCTTTGCCTGGATCGCTCTGTGCCGAACACATCAAGGATATGATCGAGAACCATGCGGCTGCGGGGGTTAAGCTTCACGGCGCGTTTCAAGGTTTCGACATGTCAGACGAACGTTTATGGTCGACGTATCAAGTCTGCCAGGATCTCAACGTGCCCATCATTGCGCATTCCGGCCCGGATCGGGAAAGCAAAGGATTTGCCGAACCACGCGCCTTTGCCAAGATGCTGGATTCTTTTCCGCAACTTCGCATGGTGGTTGCTCACCTGGGTGGCGGCACCTGGACGCAGACATTGGATATCGCGAAGGCTTACCCCAACACATATTTCGATTGCTGCGAAATCATTGAGTGGACCCAGAGCGATAACGGCCCGACTGAAAAGCAACTCGCACAACTGATCCGGGATATCGGGTCTTCCCGAGTTATGATGGGCTCAGATTTTCCCTGGTACGACCTGGATCACTCCATCGACCGTGTGTTCAGTTTGCCGATCCTGTCGATGGAGGAAAAAGAAAGAATCATCGGCGCCAATGCAGTCGATATACTGGGTCTTTGA
- a CDS encoding glutathione S-transferase family protein, protein MTKLPKVQLIYFKLRALAEAPQMMMHYANVPYTYEMAWDFYGKPWPEAKPEVAFGQLPVLVVDGHTHIWQSGAITRYVATLTGTMPNDPLLAAQVDSVFDSTQELFPPLNPTVNVTAGDVHEQRKQTFLDSFPATLKNFARQLERTEDGPFFFGAKPYYCDFSAYHHFSLAQMLKANILDPHASVLNFMAAVESLPGVSEYLASRPELIDVGTGPKLVINGVAEPTGIKAGS, encoded by the coding sequence ATGACCAAACTACCCAAAGTGCAGTTGATCTATTTCAAATTGAGGGCTCTTGCTGAAGCGCCGCAGATGATGATGCATTATGCGAATGTGCCTTATACCTACGAGATGGCATGGGATTTTTATGGCAAGCCCTGGCCTGAAGCGAAGCCTGAGGTCGCGTTCGGACAACTGCCGGTACTGGTTGTCGATGGTCATACCCATATCTGGCAAAGCGGCGCCATCACTCGCTATGTTGCAACCCTGACCGGCACCATGCCCAACGACCCTTTGTTAGCAGCCCAAGTTGATTCCGTATTTGATTCAACACAAGAACTGTTTCCGCCCCTTAATCCAACAGTGAATGTCACCGCAGGCGACGTACACGAGCAACGCAAACAAACGTTTCTCGACAGTTTCCCAGCAACCTTAAAGAACTTTGCACGACAATTGGAACGAACAGAGGACGGTCCGTTCTTTTTTGGCGCTAAGCCTTACTATTGTGACTTTTCTGCGTATCATCACTTTTCCCTTGCCCAAATGCTTAAAGCAAACATACTTGACCCACATGCTTCGGTACTCAATTTCATGGCAGCTGTGGAAAGCCTGCCGGGCGTCTCGGAGTACCTGGCCAGTCGTCCTGAGCTGATTGATGTGGGAACAGGACCCAAGCTGGTGATCAACGGCGTTGCCGAGCCCACAGGGATAAAGGCGGGATCATAG
- a CDS encoding YajD family HNH nuclease, translating into MSDREQRLDKAVVDAIRARDTREQGYRAQSLKIHPWVCGRCGREFNEKNLHELTVHHKDHNHDNNPPDGSNWENLCIYCHDNEHARLVDPLTADAHFEQRSSTATHQPFSDLAKLLKTDPDTDNTE; encoded by the coding sequence ATGAGTGATCGAGAACAGCGACTCGACAAGGCCGTGGTCGATGCAATCCGGGCCCGAGACACTCGCGAGCAAGGCTATCGCGCCCAGTCTCTCAAGATCCATCCCTGGGTCTGTGGCCGCTGCGGACGCGAGTTCAATGAGAAAAACCTTCATGAACTGACCGTACATCACAAGGATCATAATCACGACAACAATCCGCCCGATGGCAGCAACTGGGAAAATCTCTGCATTTACTGCCATGACAATGAGCACGCGCGTCTGGTCGACCCGCTAACGGCAGACGCGCATTTTGAACAGCGCTCCAGCACAGCGACGCACCAGCCATTCTCCGATCTTGCTAAACTGCTCAAAACTGACCCGGACACAGACAACACCGAATGA
- a CDS encoding urea carboxylase-associated family protein, with the protein MTNETVTIPARGGKAVSIRQGQAVKVINTHGEQVVDTWAFNAGDMSEFMSMDATRATLQKLIADVGDCYLSNRRRPILTVEEDTSAGIHDTLMAACDNERYGLLGCTDYHDNCADNLRSGMKELGAQAAWVPSPLNLFMNIPWTQEGALSFEAPVTKPGDYVVLRAEQDVIVAFSACPQDILPINGRHTIPTEAHFQVIDTPA; encoded by the coding sequence ATGACAAACGAGACCGTGACTATTCCAGCCCGTGGCGGCAAAGCTGTATCCATCCGTCAAGGGCAGGCAGTCAAAGTAATCAATACCCACGGTGAGCAGGTGGTCGACACCTGGGCATTTAACGCGGGAGACATGAGTGAGTTCATGTCGATGGATGCAACCCGCGCGACCCTGCAAAAACTCATAGCGGATGTCGGGGACTGTTACCTTTCGAACCGGCGAAGGCCCATACTGACGGTCGAGGAAGACACTTCCGCCGGAATTCACGATACGCTGATGGCCGCCTGTGACAATGAGCGTTACGGTCTATTGGGTTGTACGGACTATCATGATAACTGTGCGGATAACCTTCGATCCGGCATGAAGGAGTTGGGTGCGCAAGCTGCTTGGGTGCCGTCGCCGCTGAATCTTTTTATGAATATTCCCTGGACACAAGAAGGCGCACTGTCGTTCGAGGCGCCGGTCACCAAACCCGGTGACTATGTTGTACTGCGTGCTGAGCAGGATGTCATCGTCGCGTTTTCTGCATGTCCGCAGGACATTCTGCCGATCAACGGTCGGCATACCATACCAACGGAGGCTCACTTTCAGGTCATTGACACGCCGGCTTGA
- a CDS encoding aminotransferase class V-fold PLP-dependent enzyme, producing MSLNEPISMLACQRHLFDIPDDVAYLNCAYISPLLNAVRDAGIAGTQRKSHPWEIFPRDFFTDAEEARGLFAELIGATANDVALGSAASYGIATAARNLPVQPGQRILVLQDQFPSNVYSWHALANESDGAILTLQRPEDDDWTRSVLEALDERVAIAALPHVHWTDGAMLDLVRIGARCREVGAALVIDGTQSVGVLPFDVNAIQPDFLAVATYKWLLGPYGSGFIYAAPKWQEGTPLEHNWINREGSEDFSNLVDYRDSYQSGARRYDVGERGNIHLVPMVKTGLCQLLDWGVDNIQHTIGARTDRIAVRAADRGITTLPAEHRAGHYLGLRFPAGVPEGLADRLAQGKVYVSVRGRDAVRVTPHLWVTDEDEERFFTVLTSALTQ from the coding sequence ATGAGCCTGAATGAACCCATCTCAATGCTTGCTTGCCAGCGCCATCTGTTCGATATACCGGACGATGTGGCCTATCTGAACTGTGCCTATATATCACCACTACTGAATGCGGTGCGCGATGCCGGCATTGCAGGTACGCAGCGAAAAAGTCATCCCTGGGAAATCTTTCCCCGGGACTTCTTTACCGATGCTGAGGAAGCTCGCGGACTGTTTGCCGAACTTATCGGTGCCACGGCCAATGATGTTGCACTGGGTTCTGCTGCCAGCTACGGTATTGCAACTGCTGCGCGGAATCTGCCGGTTCAACCTGGGCAGCGTATTCTCGTGCTACAGGATCAGTTCCCATCCAATGTCTATTCCTGGCACGCACTTGCGAACGAGTCGGACGGGGCAATACTGACCCTGCAGCGGCCTGAAGATGACGACTGGACACGGTCAGTTCTTGAGGCGCTGGATGAGCGGGTGGCGATTGCCGCCTTACCCCACGTTCACTGGACCGACGGCGCCATGCTCGATTTAGTACGAATCGGTGCGCGCTGTAGAGAAGTCGGTGCTGCGCTCGTTATCGATGGCACCCAGTCAGTTGGGGTATTGCCTTTCGACGTTAACGCCATCCAGCCCGATTTTCTTGCGGTCGCAACCTACAAATGGTTGCTCGGGCCGTACGGTTCAGGCTTCATCTATGCTGCCCCCAAGTGGCAGGAGGGCACACCGCTTGAGCACAACTGGATCAACCGTGAAGGCAGTGAAGACTTTTCGAATTTGGTCGACTATCGAGACAGCTATCAGTCCGGAGCGCGTCGCTATGATGTCGGTGAACGGGGCAACATCCATCTGGTGCCGATGGTCAAAACAGGGTTGTGCCAGCTGCTCGACTGGGGTGTAGATAATATACAGCACACAATAGGTGCTCGGACCGATCGGATTGCTGTGCGTGCAGCTGATAGGGGTATCACCACACTGCCAGCAGAGCATAGAGCAGGTCATTACCTGGGCTTGCGTTTTCCAGCGGGTGTGCCTGAAGGTTTGGCAGACCGTCTTGCCCAGGGAAAAGTCTATGTCAGTGTTCGCGGACGAGATGCAGTTCGGGTCACTCCTCATCTGTGGGTTACAGATGAGGATGAAGAGCGCTTCTTCACCGTTCTGACATCAGCTTTGACCCAATGA
- a CDS encoding TIGR03620 family F420-dependent LLM class oxidoreductase: MDLGKLGVWYAADKLTPAQWRRFVQKVESLNYGTLWYSEARGFESMALGSFLLAQTKTICIGSSIANIYARDAYSSRQGLHTLSAVSDNRFVLGLGVSHIPLVEQVRGHTYTKPLATMRTYLEKLYSDADGGRTWPVVLAALGPKMLALSAELTRGAIPYNVTPEHTASAKSILGADKWLAVEQKVCLEESPSEARALARRELERYLGLPNYRQCWHNLGFSEADLDNGGSDRFIDAMVVWGNEDKIQRRLDEHFDAGATHVCIQPVHTPDDLDAAERTLEAFAPG; encoded by the coding sequence ATGGACCTGGGCAAACTAGGCGTCTGGTATGCCGCCGACAAACTGACACCGGCGCAATGGCGACGTTTTGTTCAAAAAGTGGAGTCATTGAACTACGGCACATTGTGGTACTCCGAGGCCCGTGGGTTCGAATCCATGGCGCTGGGAAGTTTTTTACTGGCACAGACCAAAACCATCTGTATCGGCAGTTCTATCGCCAACATCTACGCCCGCGATGCGTACTCGTCACGACAGGGCCTGCATACCCTGTCGGCAGTCTCTGACAACCGGTTCGTACTCGGACTCGGTGTATCGCACATACCCCTGGTCGAACAGGTCCGGGGACACACCTATACCAAACCGCTGGCCACCATGCGCACCTACCTCGAGAAACTGTATTCAGATGCGGATGGTGGCCGGACCTGGCCCGTGGTCCTGGCAGCACTGGGGCCCAAAATGCTGGCTCTGTCGGCTGAACTGACACGCGGAGCTATCCCCTATAACGTCACCCCGGAACACACAGCAAGCGCCAAAAGCATTCTCGGTGCGGACAAATGGCTGGCAGTCGAACAGAAAGTCTGCCTGGAGGAATCACCGAGCGAAGCCCGAGCGTTGGCCCGGCGTGAACTCGAACGCTATCTGGGCCTGCCAAACTACCGACAGTGCTGGCACAACCTGGGATTCAGTGAGGCCGATCTCGACAATGGTGGTAGCGATCGATTTATCGATGCCATGGTTGTGTGGGGTAACGAAGATAAGATCCAGCGACGACTGGATGAACACTTCGATGCCGGCGCCACCCATGTATGCATCCAGCCAGTGCATACCCCGGATGACCTGGATGCAGCCGAAAGAACACTGGAGGCGTTTGCACCCGGTTAG